In Ureibacillus thermophilus, the genomic stretch AACCAAGAACCAAAATCGAATTGGCGCAATTCTTTCAGCGTCATATCTTTCACGAAGCCTTTTCCATTGGACGTGCGGTTGATTTTTTCATCATGAATGACTACCACTTGCCGGTCTTTCGTTAAATGCACATCTAATTCTACTCCTGTTATGTCCAACTTTGCTGCCGCTTCAAAGGCCGCGAGTGTATTTTCCGGATACTTTGATGAATAACCTCGATGGGCAAAAATTTGCATGGTCCAATTCCCTCCAATTCGCGTAGGAAATTTCCCTACTCCACAAAGATGCGGTCCAATTCCTTTTTCAATAAATAACGTATGCGTTCCCTTTCAATTGGGACCAATCCCATTAAAATATGTAGGGCAAGTCCATCGATCAATGCATGCAAAAACACAATCTCTTCTTCTAAAACAATTTCTTCCTTTAACAGCCCTGCTTTTTTTAAACGATGCAAAATTTCCGAAATGGTTTCATGAACCGATTCTTTTTGCAATTCTTTTTTGCGGATTTTATATGAAACATATTCCAGCCATACTTGCATTTCCACTTTCTTTTCTTCCGGTGTAATCAACTCCATCAATATATTAAGCACTTGCTCTTTTGGCGGAAGAGAGCTTTGGAGATGCTTCAGTATCCGTTCCGTTACTTGTTCTTCAACGAGCTGCATTGCAAATTCCAATAGTTCTTCCTGCGTCTGAAAATAATGACGTACAGCTCCCAGTGAAAGATTCGCCTCCTTTGCAATGGAACGAACAGAAGCGCCGCCAAGCCCCTCCCTTGCAATAACATTCCACGTTGCTTTTGCGATGATTTTTCTTCTCTCTTCATGGTCAACTAGTTTTGGCATATTTTTATTATAGCATTATTTAATACACTTGTATTATTTAAAAATACGCTGTATTATTTTAATGCAACTGTATTAAATAAATTTTCATGGGGGTATGGATTGAATGCTTTTTTGGATTATCACTGCTGAAATCGCCTTCTGGATTGTCATTTTTTCAGGGCTTTACACTAGATATATATTGAAACGGGATAAGCTGAGCATCTTCCTGCTCTTGCTCACCCCGTTGATTGATTTTGCTTTGCTTGTACTCACGGCCATCGATTTGAAAAATGGAGCAACGGCCACTTTTGCCCATGGTCTGGCCGCCATCTATATCGGGGTTTCCATCGCCTTCGGAAAATCCATGATTGCTTGGGCAGACGGCAAATTCCAAACTTGGGTATTAAATAACCCTTTGCGGAAAAAAGTTTTGTATGGCAAAGAGAAAGCCGTTTATGAGATGAAAATGTGGGGACGCCATCTGATCGCTTATATCATCGGGGGAATCCTGCTTGGCCTCATGATTCTGTATATCGGCACCGGTGAAGGAACACGTCCGCTGCAACGCGTTATAAGCGGATGGACCGTTGTATTGCTGATCGACTTTCTCATCAGCTTTTCATACGTTGTGTTTCCAAAAAGAGAAAGAGAAAGTTTATAATTTTTTGCACTTTCAATGAACAAAGGCGCTTTTTTCATTCGTTTATGGAATGAAATACTATCAACCTTCAAAATGTAATTCTACAAGAAAAACCATCAGCAAGAATCCCCTGCTGATGGTTTCAAGTCATTCTTTTACTCTCAATAATCTCATACTATTCAAGGATACTAAAAGCGTTGCGCCCATATCCGAAAAAATCGCAATCCATAAAGTCAGCCAGCCAGGCACCACCAGCAGCAAAGCGAGAAGCTTCACGCCCAATGCAAATGCAATATTTGCCTTGATTACGGCCAATGTTTTCCGGCTAAGCTTGATGGCAAAAGGAAGTTTCCCCAAATCATCGGCCATCAGCGCCACATCGGCCGTTTCCAAAGCTGTATCCGAACCTGCGCTGCCCATGGCGATTCCCACTGTGGATGCTGCCAAAGCAGGGGCATCATTGACCCCGTCTCCAACCATCGCCACCTTGCCGTATGCTTTGCCCAATCCTTTTACATGCTCCAATTTCTCCTCTGGCAACAATTCCGCCTTCACTTCTGAAATGCCGACCGCCCTTCCGATGGCTGCGGCTGTCTTTGCATTGTCTCCCGTGAGCATCAGCGTCTTTTGGATACCCATTTCATGGAGCTTACGAACAACTTCTTTGCTGGAATGGCGCACTTCATCAAGAGCGGCAAAAATTGCATAAATCTCCTTTTCCGTGCCGAATAATATTACCGTTTTCCCATCGTTTTGAAGGGATGCCACTTTCTTTTCAATCTCTTCCGTCACCCGGCCGGCAAACCAAACAGGGCTGCCGATGGAATACGTTGTTCCGGCTATCGTCCCTTGAACACCTTTTCCGGTGATGGCCTTGAAATTCTCTATATCATGATTAAGAGGTTCCACTCCAAGCTCTTCCGCTTTCTTGACGAACGCACGGGCAATCGGATGATTCGAACGTTCTTCCAAAGCGCAGGCAATCGACAGCGCTTCTTTCTCATGGATTTTATCACTCAACATGATAAAATCCGTGACCACAGGCGCCCCCTTTGTCAACGTCCCTGTTTTATCAAAGGCGATTGCTTTCAAGGACCCCAATTCTTCCAAATAAATGCCGCCCTTAATCAGCACTCCTTTTTTCGCTGCGGAGCCAATGGCCGAAACAATGGAAATCGGTGTTGAAATAACAAGGGCACACGGGCATCCGACAACCAATACGGACAATCCTTGATATACCCAATCCATCCAATCGCCACCCCAAAGTAACGGCGGCACAATCGCAACAAGAAATGCAACAGCCATAATCGCCGGTGTGTAATATTTGGCAAATTGATCGACAAACGTTTGTGCAGGGGCCCGTTCCGCCTGGGCTTCTTCTACGAGTTCAATAATTTTGGAAATCGTCGTATCTTCCACATATTTTGTCACTTTGACTTCCAAATGTCCTTCTTCATTCAACGTTCCCGCAAACACTTCATCTCCTGGCTGTTTTGCCGCCGGAATCGATTCTCCGGTGATGGCGGCTTCGTTGACGGAAGAAGACCCCTTTATGACAATGCCATCCATTGCCACTTTCTGCCCGGGCTTTACAATCATGATGTCGCCAATCACCACTTCTTCAACGGGAACAACCGTCTCTTTCCCATTTCGATAAACAGTCGCTTCATTCGGTGCAATTTCCATTAATGATTTAATTGATTTTCTCGCTTTGTCCATCGAATGGCGCTCAAGGGCTTCGCTGATGGCAAATAAAACGACCACCACCGCCGCTTCCGCCCATTCCCCGATGATCGTTGCGCCGAAGATGGCAATCGTCATCAGTGTCCGCATATCGAAATCGAGACGGAATAAATTATTGAGCCCGGTCTTCAACAATGAAAAACCGCCTATGAGGACGGAAGAAATAAATAATAATGCGGTGATTAGATTCTCTTCCCCATTGATGAATATGGAAATTGCTCCTAGCGCGATCAACAGGCCGGAGTATAATAACGGATGATGTTTTTCAAAAAAAGATACTTGTTTTTCACGCCCCGTTTCCGGATGCTTTTCCGCCCGTTTTTCCGGATAGACTTTTAAGTTTTCAAAAGCACCCGCTTTTTCCAGTTCTTCCACTGTCGCATGCCCAACAACGGTAATTTTCGATGCGCCAAAATTCACTTTCGCATCCTGCACACCCGGCAATGTCTTCACGTTCTGCTCGAATTTCCCTGCGCAATTCGCACATGTAAAACCCTCTACACGATAAATCTGTTTCATTTCACTCATCTATTGCCACCTCTTGTTGATGATGGAAGGCGATTTCAATCAATCGCTTCACACATTCATCCGTCAAGGAATAATAAACAAATTTCCCTTCTTTCCTCATCTTTGCAAGCCCCAAATTTTTTAATAATCTCAAATGGTGGGACGCGGTTGCAGTGGATGCGTTAATAACATTGGCAACGTCGCAAACGCACAGCTCATCTTCCAATGCCAAGGCATAAGCGATTTTGATTCGTGTTTCATCCGCCAATGCTTTAAAAAGTTTCGCCACTTCCAGAGGGTTTTGATGGGCTAATTGATTTTGAATTCTCGCCACTTTTTCTTCATCGACATACATCACTTCACAAATGCTGATTTCTTCCGGCAACGGCTTCACCCCTCCAACATTCAAATATATGTTTGAATATTAGTTTAAGATATTCTTGCGTTATATTCAAATGAATGTTTGAATGTTTTGCAAGTTGGATTGAATAAAAAAAACCGTACATCCCATACATGATGCACGGATTTTGCCTATCTGCCCCCATCAATCAGTAAATGCTATCAAAGGCGATAACAACATCAATAAAGAGAAACCTGCTATGAACACCGGTATTGCGGAAGCCCGTTCATCCTTCACAAAACTGGCAATGGAATAAACGAGGGAAAACACAAAAACAAAGGGCCATGCAAACCAGGTCCAATAAAAGAATATGGCCAAACCATCCAATAAATTGATCAACATTCTTCCATCCCCTTTGAATCACTTCTTCTACAATATGGAGCTTTCCCATAGCGTTATATGTAAAATTTTACAATAAAAAAAGCTGTTCTAAAATGATAGAACAGCCCTATTTCTTCAAAGTCCCGCTGACTCCTTAATCCTATTCCACTTCCCCTTCCCAGGCGCTCATGCCGCCCAACATATTGGTAGCATCAAATCCATTTCGATCCAACAGCTCTGTCGCTTGGGCGCTGCGGCCGCCTGCCAAACACACCACAATATAAGGTTTGTCTTTGGAAAGTTCATTCATTCTTATCGGAAGCAATCCTAATGGAATATTGACGGCTCCCGGAATATGCCCTCCTTGATATTCATGCACTTCACGGACATCGATAATATTCAATGCCTCTCCCGCTTCCAAACGTTGCTGAACTTCTTTCGTTGTAATTTCTTTCATTTAAAATTCCTCCTCCATCATTCATCTCCATGCATTCATGCCGCCACGGACATTTGTGACGCGCTCATACCCCAATTTTTTTAATTGCTTGCAGGCTTGACCGCTTCTCATGCCACTTTGGCAAATGACAATGATTTCTTTATCTTTGGGAAGCTTTGAAAAGTCCGATCCCAAAGGCAAATTTTGAAATTGCGGAATATGTTTTGCTCTGTATTCCGCCGGTGTCCTTACATCAATAAATATTTTGTCCTTATCCTGCAGAATATTTTTCAATTCGTGTGCGGAAATGGTGTTCACATTC encodes the following:
- a CDS encoding rhodanese-like domain-containing protein — translated: MEWILIAIVAAFIIWRLKPANVNTISAHELKNILQDKDKIFIDVRTPAEYRAKHIPQFQNLPLGSDFSKLPKDKEIIVICQSGMRSGQACKQLKKLGYERVTNVRGGMNAWR
- a CDS encoding heavy metal translocating P-type ATPase; protein product: MSEMKQIYRVEGFTCANCAGKFEQNVKTLPGVQDAKVNFGASKITVVGHATVEELEKAGAFENLKVYPEKRAEKHPETGREKQVSFFEKHHPLLYSGLLIALGAISIFINGEENLITALLFISSVLIGGFSLLKTGLNNLFRLDFDMRTLMTIAIFGATIIGEWAEAAVVVVLFAISEALERHSMDKARKSIKSLMEIAPNEATVYRNGKETVVPVEEVVIGDIMIVKPGQKVAMDGIVIKGSSSVNEAAITGESIPAAKQPGDEVFAGTLNEEGHLEVKVTKYVEDTTISKIIELVEEAQAERAPAQTFVDQFAKYYTPAIMAVAFLVAIVPPLLWGGDWMDWVYQGLSVLVVGCPCALVISTPISIVSAIGSAAKKGVLIKGGIYLEELGSLKAIAFDKTGTLTKGAPVVTDFIMLSDKIHEKEALSIACALEERSNHPIARAFVKKAEELGVEPLNHDIENFKAITGKGVQGTIAGTTYSIGSPVWFAGRVTEEIEKKVASLQNDGKTVILFGTEKEIYAIFAALDEVRHSSKEVVRKLHEMGIQKTLMLTGDNAKTAAAIGRAVGISEVKAELLPEEKLEHVKGLGKAYGKVAMVGDGVNDAPALAASTVGIAMGSAGSDTALETADVALMADDLGKLPFAIKLSRKTLAVIKANIAFALGVKLLALLLVVPGWLTLWIAIFSDMGATLLVSLNSMRLLRVKE
- a CDS encoding ArsR/SmtB family transcription factor, producing the protein MYVDEEKVARIQNQLAHQNPLEVAKLFKALADETRIKIAYALALEDELCVCDVANVINASTATASHHLRLLKNLGLAKMRKEGKFVYYSLTDECVKRLIEIAFHHQQEVAIDE
- a CDS encoding rhodanese-like domain-containing protein, coding for MKEITTKEVQQRLEAGEALNIIDVREVHEYQGGHIPGAVNIPLGLLPIRMNELSKDKPYIVVCLAGGRSAQATELLDRNGFDATNMLGGMSAWEGEVE
- a CDS encoding TetR/AcrR family transcriptional regulator, whose translation is MPKLVDHEERRKIIAKATWNVIAREGLGGASVRSIAKEANLSLGAVRHYFQTQEELLEFAMQLVEEQVTERILKHLQSSLPPKEQVLNILMELITPEEKKVEMQVWLEYVSYKIRKKELQKESVHETISEILHRLKKAGLLKEEIVLEEEIVFLHALIDGLALHILMGLVPIERERIRYLLKKELDRIFVE